From the genome of Winogradskyella forsetii, one region includes:
- the cmk gene encoding (d)CMP kinase produces MNKIIIAIDGFSSTGKSTVAKQLAKRLNYIYVDTGAMYRAVTYFALENELIGEDFFDEEALIHRLGDISITFKFNEVAGFAEVYLNGKNIEAAIRTLRVSKYVSPVATLSEVRRKLVEQQQLMGKDKGIVMDGRDIGTVVFPDAELKIFMTASAETRAKRRYKELLDRGHNLSYDDVLENVTTRDRIDSTREDSPLVKAADAIEIDNSNLTIEEQLETLLGLAHQIISN; encoded by the coding sequence ATGAACAAAATCATCATCGCCATAGACGGATTTTCATCCACAGGAAAAAGTACGGTTGCTAAACAGTTAGCAAAACGTCTCAACTATATCTATGTGGATACTGGAGCGATGTACAGAGCGGTCACTTATTTTGCACTCGAGAATGAACTTATTGGCGAAGATTTTTTTGACGAAGAAGCTTTGATCCATAGGTTAGGGGATATCAGCATTACGTTTAAGTTTAATGAAGTAGCCGGTTTTGCTGAAGTCTATTTAAACGGAAAAAATATTGAAGCAGCTATCAGAACTCTAAGGGTTTCAAAATACGTGAGTCCTGTGGCAACTTTGTCTGAAGTGCGACGTAAGTTGGTAGAGCAGCAACAGCTTATGGGAAAAGATAAAGGTATTGTTATGGACGGTCGCGATATTGGAACGGTTGTTTTTCCTGATGCTGAATTAAAAATCTTTATGACGGCTTCAGCGGAAACAAGAGCCAAACGACGCTACAAAGAATTGTTGGATCGTGGCCATAATTTAAGTTATGACGATGTGTTGGAAAATGTAACAACACGAGATCGCATAGATTCTACAAGAGAAGATTCACCGTTAGTAAAAGCCGCTGACGCCATTGAAATTGATAATTCTAATTTGACTATTGAGGAGCAGTTGGAGACTTTACTAGGGTTGGCTCATCAAATTATTTCAAATTAA
- a CDS encoding LysM peptidoglycan-binding domain-containing protein codes for MVKAKYQDVLDLGEKLNIQNGKVEEENGKLKVWGTASTQYEKDLMWDKIKEVGGENPSDIMADIKVADESVYARHTVESGETLGKIAKQYYGEPGKYQKIFQANTDILKNPDLIHPGQELIIPKL; via the coding sequence ATGGTAAAAGCAAAATATCAAGATGTATTGGACTTGGGAGAAAAATTAAATATCCAAAACGGTAAAGTTGAAGAGGAAAACGGAAAACTGAAAGTTTGGGGAACGGCGTCTACGCAATACGAAAAAGATTTAATGTGGGATAAAATCAAAGAAGTGGGCGGCGAAAACCCTTCTGATATTATGGCCGACATTAAAGTGGCGGACGAATCGGTTTATGCCAGACACACTGTAGAATCTGGAGAAACACTGGGCAAAATAGCCAAACAATATTATGGCGAGCCAGGAAAGTACCAAAAAATATTCCAAGCGAATACAGATATTCTAAAGAATCCAGATTTAATACATCCTGGTCAAGAATTGATTATTCCTAAGCTTTAG